Proteins from a single region of Runella sp. SP2:
- a CDS encoding LytTR family DNA-binding domain-containing protein — MSLFPLTDRTQLLLEDILYFEGEGNYTFVYYRNRPAVLLSKSIGFLMERLPEGMFIRISRKYAIHKNAANSLQFEQGEREVTFFESITLTVSRRRWREFKKTVGTKPIRLRK; from the coding sequence ATGTCTCTGTTTCCACTCACCGACCGCACCCAATTGTTGCTGGAAGACATCCTGTACTTTGAGGGTGAAGGCAATTATACCTTTGTCTATTACCGAAATCGGCCTGCTGTGTTGCTTTCTAAAAGCATTGGTTTCTTAATGGAGCGCCTACCCGAAGGGATGTTTATACGCATCAGCCGCAAATACGCTATTCACAAAAATGCCGCCAATAGCTTGCAATTCGAGCAAGGAGAACGAGAAGTAACGTTTTTTGAGAGTATCACTTTGACGGTTTCTCGGCGACGGTGGCGTGAGTTTAAAAAAACGGTGGGTACCAAACCCATTCGTCTCAGAAAATAG